The following proteins are co-located in the Calliphora vicina chromosome 2, idCalVici1.1, whole genome shotgun sequence genome:
- the LOC135951122 gene encoding uncharacterized protein LOC135951122 has protein sequence MTTSITSLLQTLRIVPIVGQKQTAQQPPLKVLTAQKATLPEICLDAVAHHDDYCDCWVVIYDRVYDVTNFLQDHPGGADVIMDYAGRDATLAFHGTGHSRDAIEQMRDYLIGELPEHEKIFRCTNGQVIKTGIPE, from the coding sequence ATGACTACCTCAATTACAAGCCTCTTGCAAACTTTACGCATTGTGCCCATTGTGGGCCAAAAGCAGACAGCTCAACAGCCTCCCCTCAAAGTTCTAACCGCTCAAAAAGCCACTTTACCTGAAATATGTCTGGATGCTGTGGCCCACCATGATGATTATTGTGATTGTTGGGTCGTGATCTACGATCGTGTGTATGATGTAACAAATTTCTTACAAGATCATCCTGGCGGCGCTGATGTTATAATGGATTATGCAGGACGTGATGCAACTTTGGCATTCCATGGCACGGGTCATTCACGTGATGCCATCGAACAAATGCGTGATTATTTAATTGGAGAACTACCCGAACATGAGAAAATATTCCGCTGTACAAATGGTCAAGTTATAAAGACTGGTATACCCGAATAG